Proteins co-encoded in one Papaver somniferum cultivar HN1 chromosome 5, ASM357369v1, whole genome shotgun sequence genomic window:
- the LOC113278476 gene encoding uncharacterized protein LOC113278476 translates to MATEKMGIKIESNPDESKLTSLGVRSWPKWEGPPSTFPWTFTSNETCYLLKGKVKVTPDGYNDFVEIGAGDLVVFPKGMKCTWEISEAVDKHYNCE, encoded by the exons ATGGCGACTGAGAAAATGGGGATCAAGATCGAAAGCAACCCTGATGAATCCAAACTCACTAGCCTCGGCGTAAGATCTTGGCCCAA ATGGGAAGGACCCCCAAGCACATTTCCATGGACGTTTACTTCAAATGAAACGTGTTACCTGTTGAAAGGGAAAGTGAAAGTTACTCCTGATGGTTACAAtgactttgttgagattggtgCTGGGGATTTAGTAGTCTTCCCCAAAGGAATGAAGTGCACTTGGGAAATTTCAGAAGCTGTTGACAAGCACTACAACTGCGAATAG